The Fulvivirga ligni genome window below encodes:
- a CDS encoding alpha-2-macroglobulin family protein encodes MAQKNTTRIILGGVFTLALIIAGIVYFTNNSKAEVTQEEQINPAFSAYISSYTAGVVTSNSPIRIRLVASVADSSQVGKPVDADLFDFEPSIKGEATWIDANTVEFIPAERMTSGITYTVNFYLSKLMEVADDLKTFTYQFQVVQQNYDLTVENIETVEGTKLTKQNIIGVVYTADYADDEKVEKLIEAVQDGAQLPVKWQHTENEHHFVISEVTRKDVESQVKISMHGDAIGVDKDDEEMVDIPALGDFSVLDIKVVQSPTQYVVVQFSDPLKPKQNLDGLITIEGLSSLDFDIKENQVYVYPPARQAGTKKVIVSSGIRNILDYRMSKSETHQVTFAQLSPAVRVKGKGSILPSSDGLVFPFEAVSLKAVDVEVIQIFESNIIQFLQTNDLGGNQYLRRVGKPVLRKTVALNTSGVVDLGKWNRFTLDISELIKTEPGAIYQIRISFRKYQSVYFCGESAAEEDMKPLEEQDWTEDEDKFDAWDSYRSYRYNSDYRWEERENPCHVSYYLAQSPVTKNILASDLGMIAKRGNSGELQVAVTDLRTTEPKAGVRIDAYNFQQQVISSAITDADGKVYINDLKESPFVVVATDNKQKGYLKLDDGSSLSLSNFNVSGSKIQEGLKGFIYGERGVWRPGDTLHLTFVLEDEQKKIPETHPIIMELYDPSWQLVNKVVKAQGENGFYDFKMITDPEAPTGNWTAKVKVGGAEFSQRVKIETVKPNRLKIKLDFGTEKITAGDNQFTGDLEVSWLHGAPARNLKAEFEMLLAPTTTKFEKYPAYTFDDPARDFSSESKKIFEGYVDDEGKATVNANLSTENQAPGALKAYFTGKVFEEGGNFSIDNFSLPYYPYESFIGMKLPESKRWSRLFYDKTNQLDVVTVDANGKPVSRNDLEVEVYRLEWRWWWNQEDESLANYISRSSMTPIVRGKLSTVNGKGTYSFDLNNWGRYYIRVCDPVSGHCTGEVHYTSWGGSRDDMPGGATMLSFTADKEKYQVGEEVTIKIPSSNKGRALISIENGSRVLESYWIQTQNGETTFSFEATKDMAPNVYVFVTLLQEHKQTVNDLPIRLYGVVSLGVEDPNTILKPEIKMADVLAPGEEVSITISEKSQKKMTYTVAVVDEGLLDLTHFKTPNPWNTFYAREALGVKTWDLFDDVMGAYGGKVERLLAIGGDEEGTKNATAKANRFKPVVKYLGPFTIDKGDSKTHKFTMPQYVGSVKTMVVAGNQGAYGSAEKATPVRQPLMVLATLPRVLGPEEVVKLPVTVFAMEKSVKNVKVQVKANDMLEIVGPSSKNVTFSDIGDQVVYFDIKVKSKLGIGKVEVNATSGGEKAHDNIELDVRNPNPPLTAVLDELVQDGQSWNTNFEVVGMPGTNMATLEVSNLPPLNLKKRLSYLLRYPYGCVEQTTSSVFPQLYLSDLVELDDKQKLEVERNVRAGIERLKRFQRSDGGFSYWPGADDSNSWGSSYAGHFLIEAEKKGYNVPTNMIRQWKRYQRRKAAEWRRTTNGYYNSTLMQAYRLYTLAIAGVPESGAMNRLREEGNLDINSSWRLAAAYVRAGQKEAAQKLVEGLTTDVKDYRELGYTYGSGLRDEAMILETLTLLGEKKKAFSVLQSISKRMSAASYYMSTQTTAYCLIAIGQYVGIDGIANKELKYTYTLNGKTMKVSTDMPVAQSELDANELNSNSFKIQNTSDAVLYARIILEGTPVRGNEKATANNLKVKVSYVNTKGEFIDPATLEQGQDFVAEVTVTNPGLKGRYQNLALSQIFPSGWEIHNTRLNDMEQFNSKDVPDYQDIRDDRVYTYFDLNRNESKTFRVLLNASYQGTYYLPAVSCEAMYDNDISANTEGKEVRVLKAGGGS; translated from the coding sequence ATGGCTCAAAAGAATACCACCCGGATCATTTTAGGAGGGGTTTTTACGCTTGCATTAATCATAGCAGGCATTGTTTATTTCACCAATAATAGTAAAGCGGAAGTTACTCAGGAAGAACAAATTAACCCTGCTTTTAGCGCTTATATTTCATCGTACACTGCTGGTGTGGTCACGTCTAATTCTCCAATCAGGATCAGACTGGTGGCCAGTGTTGCAGATTCGAGTCAGGTAGGCAAGCCGGTGGATGCCGATTTGTTTGATTTTGAGCCTAGTATCAAAGGTGAGGCCACCTGGATAGACGCCAATACAGTGGAATTTATACCCGCTGAAAGAATGACATCAGGTATCACCTATACAGTTAACTTCTATCTCTCTAAACTGATGGAGGTAGCTGATGATCTTAAGACTTTTACGTACCAGTTTCAGGTAGTACAGCAGAACTATGACCTGACAGTTGAAAACATTGAAACGGTTGAAGGTACTAAGCTCACTAAGCAGAATATCATCGGGGTGGTATATACTGCCGATTATGCTGATGATGAGAAGGTTGAAAAGCTTATCGAGGCAGTTCAGGATGGAGCTCAACTGCCTGTGAAATGGCAGCATACAGAAAACGAGCATCATTTTGTAATCTCTGAGGTCACGAGAAAGGATGTAGAAAGCCAGGTGAAAATTTCTATGCATGGAGATGCCATAGGCGTAGATAAAGATGACGAGGAGATGGTAGATATTCCAGCTCTGGGAGATTTTTCGGTGCTAGACATAAAAGTAGTGCAGAGCCCTACTCAGTATGTAGTGGTGCAGTTTTCTGACCCGCTGAAACCTAAGCAAAATCTGGACGGATTAATTACTATTGAAGGTTTAAGTTCTTTGGATTTTGATATCAAAGAAAATCAGGTTTATGTATATCCGCCAGCTAGGCAAGCAGGTACTAAGAAAGTAATCGTTTCGTCAGGCATTAGAAATATATTGGATTACCGCATGAGCAAAAGCGAGACCCACCAGGTTACATTTGCTCAGCTAAGTCCTGCCGTCAGGGTAAAGGGCAAAGGTAGTATTTTGCCAAGTTCAGACGGCCTGGTTTTTCCATTCGAGGCAGTTAGCCTAAAGGCTGTGGATGTAGAAGTGATTCAAATATTTGAGAGCAATATCATTCAATTCTTACAGACCAATGATCTTGGAGGAAATCAATACCTCAGAAGAGTGGGTAAGCCAGTTTTGAGAAAAACAGTGGCCTTAAACACCAGCGGAGTGGTAGACTTGGGGAAATGGAACAGATTCACACTAGACATTTCTGAGTTAATAAAAACAGAGCCGGGTGCCATTTATCAGATACGCATCAGCTTTAGAAAGTATCAGTCAGTCTATTTCTGTGGAGAATCTGCAGCTGAAGAGGATATGAAGCCACTGGAAGAGCAGGATTGGACAGAAGATGAGGACAAGTTCGATGCCTGGGATTCTTACAGAAGCTATAGGTATAATTCTGATTATAGGTGGGAGGAAAGAGAAAACCCATGTCATGTTTCATATTACCTGGCTCAAAGTCCGGTAACTAAAAATATTCTGGCATCTGATCTGGGCATGATAGCCAAGAGGGGAAACAGCGGTGAGCTGCAAGTGGCAGTTACAGATCTTAGAACCACGGAGCCAAAAGCAGGAGTAAGGATCGATGCCTATAATTTTCAGCAACAGGTTATCAGCTCGGCCATTACCGATGCTGACGGTAAAGTGTACATCAACGACCTAAAAGAGTCTCCTTTTGTGGTCGTAGCCACTGATAATAAGCAGAAAGGATATTTAAAGTTAGATGACGGCTCATCCTTATCATTAAGTAATTTCAATGTAAGCGGATCTAAAATTCAGGAAGGCTTAAAAGGCTTTATTTATGGAGAAAGGGGCGTGTGGAGGCCTGGAGATACCTTGCACCTAACTTTCGTTTTGGAAGATGAGCAAAAGAAAATTCCAGAAACGCATCCAATTATCATGGAGCTTTACGATCCTTCATGGCAGTTAGTAAATAAGGTGGTGAAAGCGCAAGGTGAAAATGGCTTTTATGACTTTAAAATGATCACGGATCCTGAAGCACCTACCGGCAACTGGACCGCCAAGGTTAAAGTAGGAGGAGCTGAGTTCTCGCAGAGAGTGAAAATTGAAACCGTAAAGCCAAACAGATTAAAGATTAAACTTGATTTTGGTACAGAGAAAATTACCGCGGGTGATAATCAGTTCACTGGAGATTTGGAAGTGAGCTGGCTGCACGGAGCACCGGCTAGAAACTTAAAGGCTGAGTTTGAAATGCTTCTGGCACCAACTACCACCAAATTTGAGAAATATCCCGCCTATACTTTTGATGATCCTGCCAGAGATTTTAGTAGTGAGAGCAAGAAAATATTTGAAGGATATGTAGATGATGAAGGAAAAGCTACGGTCAATGCCAATTTAAGTACTGAAAATCAGGCTCCTGGAGCTCTTAAAGCATATTTTACGGGTAAGGTGTTTGAAGAAGGAGGCAACTTCAGTATCGATAATTTCTCATTGCCATATTATCCTTATGAATCTTTTATAGGAATGAAACTGCCTGAAAGCAAAAGATGGAGCAGGCTATTTTATGATAAAACTAATCAGCTAGATGTGGTTACTGTGGATGCCAATGGTAAACCGGTATCTCGTAATGACCTGGAGGTAGAGGTATACAGGCTGGAATGGCGCTGGTGGTGGAACCAAGAAGATGAGTCGCTGGCAAATTATATCAGCCGATCTAGTATGACACCGATAGTGAGGGGCAAGTTAAGCACTGTAAATGGCAAAGGTACCTATAGCTTCGATCTTAATAACTGGGGTAGATATTATATCAGAGTTTGCGATCCTGTAAGTGGCCATTGTACAGGTGAAGTGCATTACACCAGCTGGGGAGGAAGTAGAGATGATATGCCAGGAGGTGCCACCATGCTGAGCTTCACGGCAGATAAGGAGAAATACCAGGTAGGCGAGGAAGTAACCATAAAAATACCAAGCAGTAATAAAGGAAGAGCTTTAATAAGTATAGAAAATGGAAGCAGAGTTTTGGAGAGCTATTGGATCCAGACTCAAAATGGAGAGACTACTTTCAGCTTTGAGGCAACAAAGGATATGGCTCCTAATGTCTATGTATTCGTCACCTTGCTGCAGGAGCATAAACAAACAGTTAATGATTTACCAATAAGGCTATATGGCGTGGTCTCCCTAGGAGTGGAGGATCCGAATACTATTCTGAAACCTGAAATAAAAATGGCCGATGTGCTTGCACCAGGTGAGGAGGTATCTATTACCATATCAGAGAAATCTCAGAAAAAGATGACTTACACGGTGGCTGTAGTGGATGAAGGCCTTTTGGATCTTACCCATTTTAAGACACCGAATCCATGGAATACTTTCTATGCACGTGAAGCTCTAGGGGTTAAAACCTGGGATCTTTTTGATGATGTCATGGGTGCTTACGGAGGTAAAGTAGAAAGACTTTTGGCAATTGGTGGTGATGAAGAAGGAACCAAAAATGCCACCGCTAAGGCCAACAGGTTTAAGCCTGTAGTGAAATATCTGGGGCCTTTTACTATCGATAAAGGAGATTCCAAAACTCATAAATTCACCATGCCACAGTATGTAGGATCTGTGAAAACAATGGTGGTAGCAGGTAATCAAGGGGCTTATGGTAGTGCGGAGAAAGCTACTCCAGTAAGGCAGCCATTAATGGTGCTTGCCACTTTACCTCGGGTTTTAGGGCCTGAAGAGGTGGTAAAGCTTCCAGTTACAGTGTTTGCCATGGAGAAATCGGTGAAAAATGTAAAAGTACAGGTTAAGGCCAATGACATGTTGGAAATCGTAGGTCCATCATCAAAAAATGTAACCTTCTCCGATATTGGGGATCAGGTGGTGTATTTCGATATAAAAGTGAAGTCAAAATTAGGTATCGGTAAAGTGGAGGTAAATGCTACTTCCGGAGGTGAAAAGGCTCATGATAACATAGAGCTGGATGTTAGAAATCCTAACCCACCACTCACCGCCGTTCTGGATGAACTAGTGCAAGATGGGCAGAGTTGGAATACAAACTTTGAGGTAGTAGGTATGCCAGGAACCAATATGGCTACATTAGAAGTGTCGAATTTACCACCATTGAACCTGAAAAAGAGATTATCTTATCTATTAAGGTATCCATATGGTTGCGTTGAGCAAACCACCTCGTCAGTATTTCCGCAGCTATACCTATCTGACCTGGTAGAACTTGACGATAAACAGAAGTTAGAGGTTGAAAGGAATGTGAGAGCAGGTATAGAACGACTAAAAAGATTCCAGAGAAGTGATGGTGGTTTTTCCTATTGGCCAGGAGCGGATGATTCTAACAGCTGGGGAAGCTCTTATGCCGGACATTTCTTAATAGAGGCTGAAAAGAAAGGGTACAACGTGCCAACAAATATGATCAGGCAGTGGAAGAGATACCAAAGAAGAAAAGCCGCAGAATGGAGAAGAACTACCAATGGTTACTACAATAGCACACTGATGCAGGCCTACAGGCTATATACTTTAGCTATCGCCGGAGTTCCTGAATCTGGAGCAATGAATAGGCTAAGAGAGGAAGGAAATCTGGATATCAACAGTTCATGGAGGCTTGCTGCAGCATATGTTAGAGCTGGGCAGAAAGAAGCAGCGCAGAAGCTGGTGGAAGGTTTAACTACTGATGTGAAGGACTATCGGGAGTTAGGATATACTTATGGCTCGGGGCTGAGAGATGAGGCTATGATCCTGGAAACTTTAACCTTGTTAGGTGAGAAGAAGAAGGCCTTTTCTGTACTTCAAAGTATTTCTAAGCGCATGAGTGCTGCTAGCTATTATATGAGCACCCAAACTACAGCATATTGTCTAATAGCCATTGGCCAGTATGTAGGTATCGATGGAATTGCGAACAAGGAGTTAAAATATACTTATACGCTTAATGGGAAGACCATGAAGGTGTCTACAGATATGCCAGTGGCTCAGTCTGAACTAGATGCCAACGAGCTTAATTCCAATAGTTTTAAGATTCAGAATACTAGTGACGCTGTTCTCTACGCCAGAATCATTTTAGAGGGAACGCCAGTGAGAGGTAATGAGAAGGCTACGGCTAATAACCTAAAAGTGAAAGTGTCATATGTAAATACAAAGGGTGAATTTATCGACCCTGCAACTTTAGAGCAAGGTCAGGATTTTGTAGCTGAGGTTACAGTGACCAATCCAGGATTAAAAGGACGCTATCAGAACCTTGCGCTTTCTCAGATATTCCCGTCAGGGTGGGAGATCCATAATACCAGGTTAAATGATATGGAGCAATTTAATAGTAAGGATGTGCCTGATTATCAAGATATTCGAGATGATAGAGTGTATACCTATTTTGATTTGAATCGAAATGAAAGCAAAACCTTCAGAGTATTGCTTAATGCGAGTTATCAGGGTACATATTATCTGCCAGCAGTGAGCTGCGAAGCCATGTATGACAATGATATCAGTGCGAACACCGAAGGTAAAGAGGTGAGAGTCCTCAAAGCCGGAGGAGGTAGCTGA
- a CDS encoding DUF3109 family protein has protein sequence MIELDNVILSDDIKEKFFVCNLDKCKGACCVEGDLGAPLEEEELKVLDEIYKHVEPYLSEEGKKAISEQGRYILDDDDDYSTPTIGGKECAYAIYDERGILKCGIEQAYLDGKIDYKKPISCHMYPIRVTKYDEFDALNYDRWDICDPACDFGKELQVPIYKFLKDALTRKYGEEWYAKLEKLIAEEG, from the coding sequence ATGATAGAGCTAGATAATGTAATCTTATCAGATGATATAAAGGAAAAGTTTTTCGTTTGTAATCTTGATAAATGTAAGGGAGCCTGCTGTGTAGAGGGTGATTTAGGAGCACCACTGGAAGAGGAGGAACTGAAGGTGCTGGATGAAATTTACAAGCACGTAGAGCCGTATTTATCTGAAGAGGGTAAGAAAGCAATATCTGAGCAGGGCAGGTACATCCTGGATGATGATGACGACTATTCTACACCAACTATAGGAGGGAAGGAGTGTGCCTATGCTATCTATGATGAGAGAGGCATTCTTAAATGCGGAATAGAGCAGGCTTATCTGGACGGGAAAATAGATTACAAGAAGCCTATCAGCTGCCATATGTACCCTATTAGAGTTACTAAGTATGATGAATTTGATGCTTTAAATTATGACCGTTGGGATATTTGTGATCCGGCCTGTGATTTTGGAAAAGAGCTTCAAGTGCCTATTTACAAGTTTCTAAAAGACGCCCTTACCAGAAAATATGGTGAAGAGTGGTACGCAAAACTAGAGAAACTAATCGCCGAAGAAGGTTAA
- the murA gene encoding UDP-N-acetylglucosamine 1-carboxyvinyltransferase produces MGSFKIQGGHTLKGEIIPQGAKNEALQIVAATLLTAEPVTLHKIPNIRDVNKLIELVGDLGATVEKLDAESYRITAKDIDVDFLESDQYKTKAASLRGSIMILGPLLARYGKAKIPKPGGDKIGRRRLDTHFIGFEKLGAKFNYSSKESFYSIDASNLQGTYMHLDEASVTGTANIVMAAVLAKGKTTIYNAACEPYLQQLCKMLNRMGAKIEGIGSNLLVIEGVEKLGGTEHTLLPDMIEIGSFIGLAAMTQSEITIKNAGVENLGLIPEVFRRLGVHMIFRDDDIIIPAQKHYEIDTFIDGSIMTVADAPWPGFTPDLLSIVLVTAIQAKGTVLVHQKMFESRLFFVDKLIDMGAQIILCDPHRATVIGMDRKQPLRGIKMSSPDIRAGVSLLIAALSAEGESIISNVEQIDRGYQNIDERLKRLGAQIERIEQ; encoded by the coding sequence ATGGGTTCATTCAAAATTCAGGGTGGACACACCCTAAAAGGTGAAATTATACCTCAAGGAGCTAAGAATGAGGCTCTTCAGATTGTAGCTGCAACCTTACTCACCGCAGAGCCGGTAACTTTACATAAAATACCGAACATCAGAGACGTAAATAAGCTTATAGAGCTTGTTGGCGATCTGGGTGCTACTGTAGAAAAGTTAGATGCAGAATCTTATAGAATTACTGCCAAAGATATAGATGTAGACTTCTTAGAGTCTGACCAATATAAAACTAAAGCCGCTTCATTACGTGGTTCCATCATGATTTTAGGTCCGCTTTTAGCCCGTTATGGCAAGGCGAAAATACCTAAGCCAGGTGGTGACAAAATCGGTAGAAGAAGGCTAGATACTCACTTCATCGGCTTTGAAAAGCTTGGTGCTAAGTTTAACTACTCTTCTAAAGAGAGCTTTTACAGCATTGATGCCTCTAACCTTCAAGGAACTTATATGCACCTTGATGAGGCTTCAGTAACTGGAACAGCCAACATAGTAATGGCAGCCGTTTTGGCTAAGGGAAAAACCACTATTTATAATGCTGCTTGCGAGCCATACCTACAGCAACTTTGCAAAATGCTTAACCGCATGGGAGCAAAAATTGAAGGTATTGGGTCTAACCTATTAGTGATAGAAGGTGTAGAAAAGCTTGGAGGCACAGAGCATACTTTATTACCAGATATGATTGAGATTGGTAGTTTCATAGGTCTTGCGGCCATGACTCAGTCTGAGATCACGATCAAAAATGCTGGTGTAGAGAATCTTGGGCTTATCCCTGAAGTATTCAGAAGACTAGGTGTGCATATGATCTTCAGAGATGATGACATTATCATACCTGCACAAAAGCACTATGAAATAGATACATTCATTGATGGATCTATCATGACCGTGGCAGATGCGCCATGGCCTGGTTTTACGCCTGATCTTTTAAGCATTGTATTAGTTACAGCCATTCAGGCAAAAGGTACAGTATTGGTGCATCAGAAAATGTTTGAAAGCCGTCTATTCTTTGTAGATAAACTGATAGACATGGGTGCTCAAATCATTCTTTGTGATCCACATAGAGCTACTGTTATTGGTATGGACAGAAAACAACCTTTAAGAGGTATAAAAATGTCCTCACCAGATATCAGAGCTGGTGTATCTCTGCTTATTGCAGCATTATCTGCAGAAGGAGAAAGTATTATTTCCAATGTAGAGCAAATTGATCGTGGTTATCAAAATATTGACGAACGACTAAAAAGGTTAGGTGCTCAGATAGAAAGGATAGAACAATAG
- a CDS encoding mechanosensitive ion channel family protein gives MEYLEQAKTFLATRGVEVGLMIIKAALILFIGLQVVKFLSRTFAKFMDNRNVDASLKPFLKNLFHNLLLVLLILSVLATLGIEMTSFVAIIGAAGLAIGLALQGTLQNFAGGVIILTLKPFRVGDYIDGGGVAGTVKEIQIFQTILATPDNVRIVVPNGQLSNDSIKNYSANDTRRVDLVFGIGYDDDIKKAKEILENMVKNDARVLEDPAPSVTVASLGDSSVNFNVRPWVNRADYWAVYWDFQENVKLEFDANGISIPFPQRDVHIYNEK, from the coding sequence ATGGAATACTTAGAGCAGGCCAAGACCTTCCTGGCCACCAGAGGTGTGGAAGTGGGTCTAATGATCATTAAAGCTGCTTTAATCCTTTTTATAGGGCTACAGGTGGTGAAGTTCCTTTCCAGGACCTTCGCTAAATTTATGGATAATAGAAATGTGGATGCTTCCTTGAAGCCATTTCTAAAAAATCTGTTTCACAACTTATTATTAGTTCTTTTAATTCTTAGCGTACTAGCCACCTTAGGCATTGAAATGACCTCTTTTGTGGCCATTATAGGTGCCGCAGGTCTTGCTATCGGCTTAGCATTACAAGGAACACTACAAAACTTTGCCGGTGGAGTAATCATCCTTACTTTGAAACCTTTTAGAGTAGGAGATTATATTGACGGCGGTGGTGTTGCTGGTACAGTGAAGGAGATTCAGATCTTCCAAACTATTTTAGCTACACCAGATAACGTAAGAATAGTTGTACCTAACGGACAGCTTTCAAACGACTCAATAAAGAACTACTCAGCCAATGATACACGTAGAGTGGATCTGGTTTTCGGTATTGGATATGATGATGACATCAAAAAGGCTAAGGAAATACTTGAAAACATGGTTAAGAATGACGCCAGAGTATTAGAAGACCCTGCGCCTTCTGTAACTGTAGCTAGTTTAGGAGATAGTTCTGTTAACTTCAATGTAAGACCTTGGGTAAACAGAGCAGACTACTGGGCTGTTTATTGGGACTTCCAGGAGAATGTGAAGCTGGAGTTTGATGCTAACGGCATTTCTATTCCATTTCCACAAAGAGACGTGCATATTTACAACGAAAAATAA
- a CDS encoding S8 family peptidase, whose translation MMKVRSNKDVFIRSKEPFLRNWNKKGVLYEGQEVDVVQEVKGEALQGNSVWYQDKNGDYYWSGGFTKIVEPSLIDFKSLIDYSVLVKINGQLPVLASKKVVVAVLDTGIYSHPDLNGAVVEAKSFVAGQGNDNNTGHGTSMAGIIGARTTATKGIKGLVPNCNILDYKVLNDTGSTNIDAVKAALTYILSGNGPQPDVINMSFSVASTDTIADLIAQVVAKGILVVVAAGEENIFQFKKKSILSNLPGVVSVGAAQGSYLSVSTSAYPVLDFVFDNAKQWSAFKPPTYYNNAPGDSIYTAVVSGLLAREVAAGSADALNFLKQRAFGLSDYEAGSLKLYKL comes from the coding sequence ATGATGAAGGTAAGATCAAATAAAGATGTATTTATAAGATCAAAGGAGCCATTTCTGAGAAATTGGAATAAGAAAGGTGTGCTCTATGAAGGCCAGGAAGTAGATGTTGTGCAGGAGGTGAAAGGGGAGGCCCTTCAAGGAAATAGTGTTTGGTATCAGGATAAGAATGGTGATTATTATTGGAGCGGAGGCTTCACCAAAATAGTAGAGCCCAGCCTTATTGATTTTAAAAGCCTGATCGATTATTCGGTTTTGGTGAAAATTAATGGTCAGCTACCAGTTCTGGCTAGTAAAAAGGTGGTAGTGGCAGTTCTGGATACTGGTATTTACAGCCATCCGGATCTAAATGGTGCAGTGGTGGAGGCTAAGTCATTTGTAGCTGGCCAGGGTAATGATAATAACACAGGTCATGGTACTTCTATGGCTGGAATTATTGGTGCAAGAACCACCGCTACTAAAGGGATTAAAGGTCTGGTGCCTAACTGTAATATCTTAGATTATAAGGTTTTAAATGATACGGGCAGTACCAATATCGATGCCGTAAAAGCAGCTCTAACATACATTTTAAGTGGAAATGGACCACAGCCAGATGTGATTAATATGAGCTTTTCTGTAGCCAGCACAGATACTATAGCAGACTTGATAGCCCAAGTGGTGGCTAAGGGAATATTAGTAGTGGTAGCGGCTGGTGAAGAGAATATTTTTCAGTTTAAGAAAAAATCCATACTGTCTAATTTGCCAGGTGTAGTATCAGTAGGGGCGGCTCAAGGCAGCTACCTGTCAGTGTCAACCAGTGCATATCCAGTTCTTGATTTTGTTTTTGATAACGCAAAACAATGGTCGGCCTTCAAGCCGCCGACCTATTATAATAATGCGCCGGGTGATAGTATTTACACCGCGGTGGTAAGTGGTCTATTGGCTAGAGAAGTGGCAGCCGGCAGTGCAGATGCCTTAAATTTCTTGAAACAACGAGCTTTTGGCTTATCTGACTATGAGGCCGGATCTTTAAAACTATACAAGCTATGA
- a CDS encoding DUF4290 domain-containing protein produces MEYNTSQPDLILKEYGRNVQKLVKYIQTIEDKEERSQKAATLIELMRQVTPSVKETIETNQKLWDDLYIMSGFNLDIDGPFPPPETDVINKKPKRLEYIYNDVKYKHYGKNIELLINQAIEKEDPQEREDAIIYIGKLMKSFYSSWNKEVIDDAIILENIKTISKGKLDIDLEKVKEDNLFERLYKAKKKTNTRPSGKSDNRKSNNNNNNRRRRRN; encoded by the coding sequence ATGGAATATAACACAAGCCAACCTGACCTTATACTCAAAGAGTACGGCAGAAATGTACAAAAGCTGGTAAAGTATATACAAACTATTGAAGATAAGGAAGAAAGGTCTCAAAAGGCTGCTACTTTAATAGAGCTGATGAGACAAGTAACACCTTCAGTAAAAGAGACTATTGAAACCAACCAAAAACTTTGGGATGATTTATACATAATGTCTGGTTTTAACCTTGATATAGATGGTCCATTTCCTCCTCCGGAAACAGATGTGATCAACAAAAAACCAAAGAGGCTAGAGTATATTTACAATGATGTAAAATACAAGCACTATGGTAAAAACATCGAGCTTTTGATCAACCAGGCAATAGAGAAAGAAGATCCTCAGGAACGTGAAGATGCCATTATTTATATTGGCAAGCTCATGAAGAGTTTCTACAGCAGCTGGAACAAAGAAGTGATAGATGATGCGATCATTCTTGAAAACATCAAAACCATTTCTAAAGGCAAGCTTGATATCGATCTTGAAAAGGTAAAAGAAGATAACCTATTCGAAAGGTTATACAAAGCCAAGAAAAAGACTAATACAAGGCCATCAGGTAAGTCTGACAACAGAAAATCAAACAATAATAACAACAACAGGAGGAGAAGAAGAAATTAA